In a single window of the Bacillus mycoides genome:
- a CDS encoding efflux RND transporter periplasmic adaptor subunit → MKKKNKVLITSVVAIGIAAGSYFAFAGGGSEVAMEYSGYKVIEKQIENAQKFGGEVIPNGIETISFDPTKGTYESAVKKGDEVKKGQLLFKYNAPTAKQGVTEAEMQKKIAQKEVTLYQKQFDAAKQKLQKDKNAGLPQEALKASEIEVQQLESQLEMKKFEVEKSDEMITEAKEKVNTLSVTSPADGVIDDIVKTADEKTGMSGITLRHAGPFKVKGQLSEHELASMKVGQEVTVSSKTVTGKNWIGKVTEIGSTPLKSMDENKTVSNYQFTVTLDNSEELQNGFHVYVTSKSGEATGTIVPKSSIVKKGDKNVVFVVKDSKAKEQAITVEFETDSEAKVSGVKKGEQIISKPEKDLKDGMEVVVE, encoded by the coding sequence ATGAAGAAGAAAAATAAAGTGTTAATTACTAGTGTAGTAGCAATTGGAATTGCTGCTGGATCATATTTTGCATTTGCTGGCGGCGGTTCGGAAGTAGCAATGGAATATAGCGGTTATAAAGTTATAGAAAAACAAATTGAAAATGCACAAAAATTTGGCGGTGAAGTTATTCCAAATGGAATTGAAACAATTTCATTCGATCCAACAAAAGGTACGTATGAATCAGCTGTTAAAAAAGGCGATGAAGTGAAAAAAGGTCAGCTTCTGTTTAAATATAATGCCCCTACTGCTAAACAAGGTGTAACGGAAGCAGAAATGCAAAAGAAAATCGCACAAAAAGAAGTAACATTGTATCAAAAACAATTTGATGCAGCGAAACAAAAATTACAAAAAGATAAAAATGCTGGTCTTCCTCAGGAAGCATTAAAAGCATCGGAAATCGAAGTGCAACAATTAGAATCACAACTTGAAATGAAAAAATTTGAAGTTGAAAAATCTGATGAAATGATTACAGAAGCAAAAGAGAAAGTAAACACACTTTCTGTAACGAGTCCTGCTGATGGTGTAATTGATGATATCGTAAAAACTGCTGATGAAAAAACAGGTATGAGTGGCATTACACTTCGTCACGCTGGTCCATTTAAAGTAAAAGGTCAACTTTCTGAACATGAACTTGCTAGCATGAAAGTTGGGCAAGAAGTAACTGTCTCATCAAAAACTGTCACTGGTAAGAATTGGATAGGAAAAGTAACAGAAATCGGTTCTACACCATTAAAGAGTATGGACGAAAATAAAACTGTTTCTAATTATCAATTCACTGTCACATTAGATAATAGTGAAGAATTACAAAACGGCTTCCATGTATACGTAACGAGTAAATCTGGCGAAGCAACTGGTACGATTGTTCCGAAAAGCAGCATCGTGAAAAAAGGTGACAAAAATGTTGTCTTCGTTGTAAAAGACAGTAAAGCGAAAGAACAAGCGATTACTGTTGAATTCGAGACAGATAGCGAAGCAAAAGTTTCTGGAGTGAAAAAAGGAGAACAAATTATCTCTAAACCTGAAAAAGACTTAAAAGATGGTATGGAGGTTGTCGTTGAATGA
- a CDS encoding sensor histidine kinase, translating to MKNVSFRNRIIIKLLGAVAVSFFVSFGLTILILVYVIDPLFIKHEDFGMFEFRFAMLFLFTFAIFNFIVIFLILVRKKIVYLKLISDNVNDIANGKLGLTIGINGKDELTQLAQNINYMSKKLENTFEQERRLERTKNELITNVSHDLRTPLTSIIGYIDLLKRGQYNSKTQLQEYLETTYSKSQRLKYLIDELFEYTRLSGIDAKLNLNEVDLSSLLEQIVGEYIPIFEKESLIVQKSITQETIPIFIDVEKMVRVYENLFMNAIKYSIKPSELSVCLELMDNKAILKVSNTVEKPPVSDPNKLFERFFRGDKARKDDQGNGLGLAISKRIVELHNGNIHAEYKDDWMSFIVEHPIK from the coding sequence ATGAAGAATGTTAGTTTTAGAAATAGGATCATTATAAAACTTCTTGGTGCTGTTGCAGTTAGTTTTTTTGTTTCATTTGGTTTAACAATCCTCATTTTGGTATACGTCATAGATCCATTATTTATAAAACACGAAGATTTTGGCATGTTTGAATTCAGATTCGCAATGTTGTTCTTATTCACGTTCGCAATCTTTAACTTTATAGTAATTTTTTTGATATTGGTTCGAAAGAAAATAGTATATTTGAAGCTCATTTCTGATAATGTGAATGATATTGCCAATGGAAAACTGGGTTTGACTATTGGGATTAACGGGAAGGACGAATTAACCCAACTTGCTCAAAATATCAACTATATGTCCAAGAAATTGGAAAATACATTTGAACAGGAAAGACGATTAGAACGTACAAAAAATGAACTTATAACCAATGTATCTCATGATTTACGCACACCGTTAACATCTATTATTGGCTATATAGATTTATTAAAAAGAGGGCAATACAACAGTAAAACACAATTACAGGAATACCTTGAAACCACGTATTCAAAGTCACAGAGACTGAAATATTTAATTGATGAGTTGTTTGAATATACTCGTTTATCAGGCATAGATGCTAAGTTAAATCTTAATGAAGTTGATTTATCAAGTTTGTTGGAGCAAATAGTTGGAGAATACATTCCTATATTTGAAAAGGAAAGCTTAATCGTTCAAAAATCAATCACACAAGAAACAATACCTATCTTCATAGATGTAGAAAAAATGGTACGTGTATATGAAAATCTCTTTATGAATGCGATAAAGTACAGCATAAAACCATCCGAATTATCCGTATGTCTTGAATTAATGGATAACAAAGCAATTTTGAAAGTGTCAAATACAGTCGAGAAACCGCCTGTTAGCGATCCAAATAAATTGTTTGAAAGGTTTTTCAGGGGGGACAAGGCAAGAAAAGATGACCAGGGAAATGGTCTGGGGCTTGCTATCTCAAAAAGAATCGTTGAGCTTCATAATGGTAATATACATGCAGAATATAAAGACGACTGGATGTCCTTTATTGTTGAACATCCAATTAAATAG
- a CDS encoding response regulator transcription factor, whose amino-acid sequence MESKILIVDDDKEIRNLISVYLENEGLKTQKAEDAIEALQLLEEKEFDLIILDIMMPNMDGIEACMKIREDRNMPIIMLSAKSEDIDKIQGLASGADDYLTKPFNPLELIARVKSQLRRFKKYNTSINHNKSILEIGDLTVNTDTRQVWVRGKETRLTPKEFDILELLARNKGIVLSVAKIYEAVWKEVFYKSDNTVMVHITKIRDKIEEDSKHPIYIKTVWGIGYKI is encoded by the coding sequence ATGGAGTCAAAAATTCTTATTGTTGATGATGATAAAGAGATTAGAAATCTTATCTCTGTTTATTTGGAAAATGAAGGTCTGAAAACTCAAAAGGCTGAAGATGCTATTGAAGCTTTACAACTGTTAGAAGAAAAGGAGTTTGATCTTATTATTTTAGATATTATGATGCCTAATATGGATGGTATTGAAGCGTGTATGAAGATTAGGGAAGACCGCAATATGCCTATCATTATGCTATCTGCAAAATCTGAGGATATAGACAAAATTCAGGGTCTAGCCTCTGGTGCAGACGATTATTTAACAAAACCGTTTAATCCATTGGAATTAATCGCTAGGGTAAAATCCCAATTAAGAAGGTTTAAAAAATACAATACGTCAATAAATCATAATAAAAGCATCCTAGAAATTGGTGATTTAACCGTGAATACAGATACACGTCAAGTATGGGTAAGGGGAAAGGAAACAAGGCTAACTCCAAAAGAGTTTGATATTCTCGAACTACTTGCCCGTAACAAAGGGATTGTCCTGAGTGTTGCAAAAATATATGAAGCAGTTTGGAAAGAGGTTTTTTATAAATCAGATAATACCGTCATGGTGCATATTACAAAAATAAGAGACAAAATTGAAGAGGATTCTAAACATCCCATTTATATTAAAACTGTTTGGGGAATTGGGTATAAAATATGA
- a CDS encoding PBP1A family penicillin-binding protein, with product MSENYRSREERRQVKMKKQPTSKKQKQQGKTLFLRKFLISCLLLGIVGLVAGVATFFVMIKDAPKLEKAKLVNPLSSKIYDKDGKLIYEYGKEKRTNIMYDQIPKLVENAFLATEDARFYEHSGVDFKGTARAVLVSLKGDYGSQGGSTITQQVIKNYFLSMEKTSKRKAQEIFLAYKLEQQYSKHEILEMYLNKVYLGNRSYGIATAVQNYYGKELKDLTLPEVAMLAGLMKAPNNYDPTKEKNIKKATERRNVVLELMNRHGYITKKEMEEASKVPVTEGLKKATEQKEMPYPAFMDAVVKEVEKELPDANIGSDGLEIYTTLDQKAQDFADKLLNENIINYPNEKFQGAFTFMDTKTGEIRAIGSGRGENKAVFKGHNIAIELNRSAGSTMKPIFDYAPAIEYLKWATYHQIDDSPFKYSTGQEVRNADRKHLGPITMRDALKTSRNIPAIKTAKEVGMNKSKAFSEKLGITFNVAPTESTAIGTNEASPTEIAGAYAAFGNDGKYTKPHFVKKVVYSDGKSKSFEQKPKRVMKDSTAYMITDMLRTFVSSGLGTAANIGSLDVAGKTGTTNYSLEQIAQYNLPESATRDSWFAGYTPQYTMAVWTGYIKDSKDDYISSKNTKIAQLIFKEMMSKFATDKSQFKMPNSVVQEGSELRIKGEKRDSSPNMTEQPSNNNQNKQQEKQKKPEEQKQSELNNSRGEGNTTSSNNGSGQGNTTPPNNGRGEGNTTPPNNGRGEGNTTPPNNGRGEGNTTPPNNGRGEGNTTSPNNGSGQGNTAPPNNGRGEGNTTSPNNGSGQGNTAPPNNGDGRGTPTQPSYDGNTGEDPATNG from the coding sequence ATGTCAGAAAATTATCGTTCTCGAGAGGAGCGACGACAAGTTAAAATGAAAAAACAACCAACTTCTAAAAAACAAAAACAACAAGGTAAAACATTGTTTCTTCGCAAATTTTTAATCAGTTGCTTACTACTTGGTATTGTAGGGTTAGTCGCAGGGGTTGCTACTTTTTTCGTTATGATCAAGGATGCACCAAAACTTGAGAAAGCAAAACTTGTTAATCCGTTATCCTCAAAAATTTATGATAAAGATGGAAAATTGATATATGAATATGGGAAAGAAAAACGAACGAATATTATGTATGATCAAATTCCTAAATTAGTAGAAAATGCGTTTTTAGCGACAGAAGATGCACGTTTTTACGAGCACAGTGGCGTAGACTTTAAAGGTACTGCACGTGCAGTTTTAGTCAGCCTAAAAGGTGATTACGGCTCTCAAGGTGGAAGTACGATTACTCAGCAAGTTATTAAAAATTACTTCTTATCGATGGAAAAAACGTCAAAGCGAAAGGCGCAAGAAATATTTTTAGCGTATAAGCTAGAACAACAGTATTCAAAACATGAAATTTTAGAAATGTATTTAAATAAAGTTTACTTAGGCAACCGTTCATACGGAATCGCAACAGCAGTACAAAATTACTATGGTAAGGAATTGAAAGATTTAACACTACCAGAAGTTGCGATGCTTGCTGGTTTAATGAAAGCACCTAATAACTATGATCCAACAAAAGAAAAAAATATCAAAAAAGCAACAGAAAGAAGAAATGTTGTACTTGAATTAATGAATCGACATGGTTATATTACAAAAAAAGAAATGGAAGAAGCATCAAAAGTTCCAGTAACAGAAGGACTTAAGAAAGCAACTGAACAAAAAGAAATGCCATATCCTGCGTTTATGGATGCGGTTGTGAAAGAGGTTGAAAAAGAGTTGCCAGATGCTAATATTGGATCTGACGGCTTAGAAATTTATACTACATTAGACCAAAAGGCACAAGATTTTGCGGACAAGCTTTTAAATGAAAACATTATAAATTATCCAAATGAGAAATTCCAAGGGGCTTTCACATTTATGGATACGAAAACAGGAGAAATTCGTGCAATTGGTAGCGGGCGTGGTGAAAATAAAGCTGTATTTAAAGGACATAATATAGCGATTGAATTAAATCGTTCAGCAGGTTCAACGATGAAACCAATTTTTGATTACGCTCCTGCAATTGAATATTTAAAATGGGCTACTTACCATCAAATTGACGACTCTCCATTTAAGTATTCAACAGGACAAGAAGTTAGAAATGCAGATAGAAAGCATTTAGGACCAATTACAATGCGTGATGCATTGAAAACGTCCCGAAATATCCCGGCAATTAAAACTGCAAAAGAAGTAGGAATGAATAAATCAAAAGCTTTCTCTGAAAAGCTAGGTATTACATTTAATGTAGCACCGACCGAATCAACAGCGATAGGTACAAATGAAGCGTCACCAACTGAAATTGCAGGTGCCTATGCGGCATTTGGTAATGATGGTAAGTATACGAAGCCACATTTTGTTAAGAAAGTCGTTTATTCAGATGGTAAATCAAAAAGCTTTGAGCAAAAGCCCAAACGAGTTATGAAGGATTCTACAGCATATATGATTACTGATATGCTTCGTACTTTTGTTTCTTCTGGGTTGGGTACAGCAGCTAATATAGGTTCTTTAGATGTAGCGGGTAAAACAGGGACAACAAACTATTCTTTAGAACAAATAGCACAATATAATCTACCAGAAAGTGCAACTCGTGATAGTTGGTTTGCTGGTTATACACCACAATATACGATGGCAGTATGGACTGGATATATTAAAGATAGTAAAGACGATTATATTAGTAGTAAAAATACGAAAATTGCTCAGTTAATTTTTAAAGAAATGATGAGTAAGTTTGCTACAGATAAGTCGCAATTTAAAATGCCGAACAGTGTAGTTCAAGAAGGTAGCGAATTACGTATTAAAGGTGAGAAACGTGATTCTTCCCCAAATATGACTGAACAGCCAAGTAATAATAATCAAAATAAGCAACAAGAAAAGCAAAAGAAACCAGAAGAGCAAAAGCAAAGTGAGCTAAACAATAGTAGAGGCGAAGGAAATACAACATCGTCAAACAATGGTAGTGGTCAAGGAAATACAACGCCGCCAAACAATGGTAGAGGCGAAGGAAATACAACGCCGCCAAACAATGGTAGAGGCGAAGGAAATACAACGCCGCCAAACAATGGTAGAGGCGAAGGAAATACAACGCCGCCAAACAATGGTAGAGGCGAAGGAAATACAACATCGCCAAACAACGGTAGTGGTCAAGGAAATACAGCGCCGCCAAACAATGGTAGAGGCGAAGGAAATACAACATCGCCAAACAACGGTAGTGGTCAAGGAAATACAGCGCCGCCAAACAATGGGGATGGTCGTGGAACGCCAACGCAACCAAGTTATGATGGGAATACAGGAGAAGATCCAGCAACTAATGGTTAA
- a CDS encoding MBL fold metallo-hydrolase, with translation MLLKYFYDEKLAHASYLVGCQKEGVAIVIDPSRYIEQYIEFAKKEGMEVIAAAETHIHADFLSGSRELSLLFNANLYVSDEGDSDWKYQNLNEGRYNLVREGTEFKVGHIKFNVIHTPGHTPESISFLVTDTSQNNYMNDKPIGIFTGDFIFVGDIGRPDLLEIAVGIKDTAKIGAKQLFDSIQKIKILPDYLQIWPSHGAGSACGKALGAIPTSTLGYEKMFNWAFQCNDEDNFISNLLTGQPEPPKYFPLMKHLNKYGPPTRKKRESTAIYIIEELQEVMRGVQQIVDIRDVECFAAGHIEKSINIPYNNSFTTWCGGILDYKKETLIILDAENVKVEEVIRDFESIGLDNIIAFAPSKVIQRFHSLEIYKEKTSNELYPLIKDGSVKVIDVRSKKEWDEGHLHDAIHITLGNLLERLDDVPKNCPIVLQCRTGLRSAIAASILQKADIKKVVNLKGGFLAWKKAGLPYDTFNSKV, from the coding sequence ATGCTTTTAAAATATTTTTATGATGAAAAATTAGCTCATGCTTCCTATTTAGTTGGTTGTCAGAAGGAAGGCGTAGCAATTGTTATTGATCCCAGCCGCTATATAGAACAATATATAGAATTTGCTAAGAAAGAGGGAATGGAAGTAATTGCTGCGGCTGAGACTCATATTCATGCAGATTTTCTATCTGGGTCTAGAGAACTTTCCCTTCTTTTTAATGCAAATTTATATGTATCAGATGAAGGAGATAGTGATTGGAAATATCAAAATCTTAACGAGGGCCGATACAATTTGGTTAGAGAGGGAACAGAGTTTAAGGTTGGTCATATAAAATTCAATGTCATTCATACCCCAGGGCATACGCCTGAAAGTATTTCCTTTTTAGTAACCGATACAAGTCAAAATAATTATATGAATGATAAACCGATAGGAATATTCACAGGTGATTTTATATTTGTAGGAGATATAGGTAGACCCGATTTATTAGAAATTGCTGTTGGTATTAAAGATACCGCAAAAATAGGAGCGAAACAATTATTTGATTCTATACAAAAAATAAAAATACTCCCCGATTATTTGCAAATATGGCCATCACATGGTGCAGGAAGTGCATGTGGAAAAGCATTAGGAGCAATTCCAACTTCCACATTAGGTTATGAAAAGATGTTTAATTGGGCGTTTCAATGTAATGATGAAGATAATTTTATATCGAATTTATTGACGGGACAGCCAGAGCCTCCAAAGTATTTTCCATTAATGAAGCATTTAAATAAGTATGGTCCACCAACTCGTAAGAAGAGAGAGAGTACTGCTATTTATATAATAGAAGAACTTCAAGAAGTGATGAGGGGTGTTCAGCAAATAGTTGATATAAGGGATGTAGAGTGTTTTGCTGCTGGCCACATCGAGAAGTCAATTAACATACCTTATAACAATTCTTTCACAACTTGGTGTGGGGGGATATTAGATTATAAAAAAGAAACTTTAATAATTTTAGATGCGGAAAATGTTAAAGTGGAGGAAGTTATTAGAGACTTTGAGTCCATTGGCTTAGATAATATTATTGCTTTTGCACCTTCAAAGGTAATTCAAAGATTCCATAGTTTAGAGATTTATAAGGAAAAAACATCAAATGAATTATATCCGTTAATAAAAGATGGAAGTGTAAAGGTTATCGATGTGCGTAGTAAAAAAGAGTGGGATGAAGGACATCTTCATGATGCAATACATATCACTTTAGGTAATCTACTTGAACGGCTAGATGATGTACCGAAAAATTGTCCAATAGTTTTACAATGTCGAACGGGGTTACGTTCCGCTATAGCAGCTAGCATTTTACAAAAAGCTGATATAAAGAAAGTAGTTAATTTAAAGGGAGGATTTCTTGCATGGAAAAAAGCAGGACTGCCTTATGATACATTTAATTCCAAGGTATAG
- a CDS encoding NAD(P)/FAD-dependent oxidoreductase produces MKTRDNYKIIVIGAGTAGLSSTAHLLRNVSLLKESIAIIDSSKKHYFQPLWSLVGGGIVSKECTMRDQESLIPKGATWIPKSVVKLFPDQNKILLDDGMLLEYEILIVAAGIQINWGGIKGLKESIGTNGVCSNYSYKYVDSTWREIEKFKGGNAIFTHPNTPIKCGGAPQKIMYLAEEYFCNSGLKNRSEVMFYSANANIFQVPRYAETLEQVLERKQIITNYNKNLVEIIAEKREAIFEDTQTLKRETVPYSMIHVVPPMGPPNFIKESEISDHQGWVDISPYTLQHVKYKNIFGLGDCTNLPTSKTGAAIRKQIPVLKQNILDVLNGRDLQANYDGYTSCPIVTGYKSLILAEFNYEHEPQETFPFNQAKERYSMFLLKRYMLPYMYWNLMLKGIL; encoded by the coding sequence ATGAAGACCAGAGATAATTATAAAATTATTGTGATTGGCGCTGGGACTGCAGGACTATCTTCTACTGCACATTTGTTACGAAATGTATCCCTATTGAAAGAAAGTATAGCTATTATCGATTCATCTAAAAAACATTACTTCCAACCACTATGGAGTTTAGTTGGGGGAGGAATTGTTTCAAAGGAATGTACGATGCGTGATCAAGAATCACTTATTCCAAAAGGAGCAACGTGGATTCCTAAAAGTGTTGTTAAGTTGTTTCCAGATCAAAATAAGATACTTTTAGATGATGGAATGCTACTTGAATATGAGATTCTTATTGTAGCAGCCGGTATACAAATAAATTGGGGTGGTATTAAAGGCTTAAAGGAGTCTATTGGGACTAATGGGGTTTGTAGCAATTATTCTTATAAATATGTTGATTCTACTTGGAGAGAAATTGAAAAATTCAAAGGAGGAAATGCGATTTTTACCCACCCCAATACTCCTATTAAATGTGGTGGCGCCCCACAAAAAATTATGTATTTAGCAGAAGAGTATTTTTGTAATAGCGGTTTGAAAAACAGAAGTGAAGTAATGTTTTATTCTGCGAACGCTAACATATTTCAGGTACCGCGTTATGCTGAAACATTAGAACAAGTACTAGAAAGAAAGCAAATTATAACGAACTATAATAAAAACTTAGTAGAAATTATCGCTGAAAAGAGAGAAGCAATTTTTGAAGATACGCAAACACTGAAACGAGAAACAGTACCATATAGTATGATACATGTTGTTCCACCAATGGGGCCACCTAACTTTATTAAAGAAAGTGAGATAAGTGATCATCAGGGGTGGGTAGATATAAGTCCTTATACTTTGCAGCATGTAAAATATAAGAATATTTTTGGACTTGGAGATTGTACCAATTTACCTACATCTAAAACTGGAGCGGCAATTCGAAAACAAATACCTGTCTTAAAACAAAATATTTTGGACGTACTTAATGGAAGAGACTTGCAGGCTAATTATGATGGGTATACATCCTGTCCGATTGTTACAGGATATAAAAGTCTTATACTCGCTGAATTTAACTATGAACATGAGCCTCAAGAAACGTTTCCGTTTAATCAAGCGAAAGAACGGTATAGTATGTTTTTACTTAAAAGGTATATGTTGCCCTATATGTATTGGAATTTAATGTTGAAAGGGATTCTATAA
- a CDS encoding DUF5065 family protein gives MTGDTFYLTQRFGRAHFGAKMKIFKVHPDGTLQRFITIEPEFITTPKGLEIWRTPITNVYTKGTYIAVIKYNGEFTYSNHFQIN, from the coding sequence ATAACAGGAGATACTTTCTACTTAACTCAACGTTTTGGTAGAGCGCATTTTGGTGCCAAAATGAAGATTTTCAAGGTTCACCCTGACGGCACTTTACAACGCTTTATTACAATTGAACCAGAATTTATTACTACGCCTAAAGGGTTAGAAATTTGGAGAACACCAATTACAAATGTATATACTAAAGGGACATATATTGCAGTAATTAAGTATAACGGAGAATTTACCTACTCAAATCATTTTCAAATTAATTAA
- a CDS encoding M60 family metallopeptidase has translation MGNNSKYKTRKILAATATVTMLTTGMVSSSDVFAEETKQQKKISTSLQEEKSVKSENRIYTVPGKGDVEVLKQQERKSIAFSPYEPTGLYAKPNEQITINVEGNQNIQAYIGTYSYDASWREDSKIKSFTLKPGINTIQSPNGGMIYFYNKQQGGTIRTTVTTGGTTTPFFELGKHTKQDLINMLDQYPNAHAVELKGERVLITASPARVKKYLLGSNTDPVQLLKKMDEATRIQDKVAGLSEEQVDKHYIHYVEENHSPDYYMYATSYRTAYVGDAIQYVLDINKFIKDGWGPWHEAGHLRQQSPWKFYNMTEVQNNIYSLSVEKAFTSNQSFRLQQEGAYTKAFQYLEQPNKNYDEVSDVFVKLVMLWQLQLAYGEDFYPQLHQLYREMSSSELPQTDENKKQLFMISASKVAKQNLIPFFEKWGLRPNNDTIQKVAVLGYPTLTAEIWKGTDSNPIKPDIPNVNNILEGNKFAWSLKGISDFEFAKINFNKSTEEVHIDLKAGVPHHYFNETYASIKVQNASGKVVYNKDIYGNKQQNAESQKVPVKVGDYIELTHLEGVHRATFTNVDNSKQESFGKKAMYEVTKEGLKKVEKMPETTVLDGNQFGWSLKGYSDREIAKVNYNRVTEKIQVNLEAGVPHSYFNNTYASIKVQNSSGSVVYNKEIVGNRQQTAERQTVPVKVGDYIEFTHIEGEAVKEKTRATLINLENSKQEYIGKKRTYQVTSTGLSKID, from the coding sequence ATGGGAAATAACTCAAAATATAAAACTAGAAAAATACTTGCAGCTACCGCTACAGTAACTATGCTTACGACTGGAATGGTTTCTTCATCAGATGTCTTTGCAGAGGAAACAAAGCAGCAAAAAAAAATATCGACATCACTGCAAGAGGAAAAGTCAGTTAAATCAGAAAACAGAATATATACAGTCCCAGGAAAAGGGGATGTTGAGGTACTGAAACAACAGGAAAGAAAAAGTATAGCATTTAGTCCATATGAACCCACTGGTTTATATGCAAAGCCAAATGAACAAATAACGATTAATGTAGAAGGAAATCAAAATATTCAAGCATATATTGGAACGTATTCGTATGATGCTTCTTGGAGAGAAGATTCTAAAATAAAATCATTTACATTAAAACCTGGTATAAACACAATCCAATCTCCAAATGGGGGGATGATTTATTTTTATAATAAACAACAAGGTGGTACCATTCGAACAACAGTCACAACAGGTGGAACGACTACTCCTTTTTTTGAACTAGGAAAGCATACGAAACAAGATTTAATAAACATGCTGGACCAATATCCCAATGCACATGCAGTGGAGTTAAAAGGAGAACGTGTATTAATTACGGCCAGCCCTGCACGTGTTAAGAAATATTTGTTAGGTTCTAATACAGATCCTGTACAACTCTTAAAAAAGATGGATGAAGCTACTCGAATTCAAGACAAAGTAGCTGGTTTATCCGAGGAACAAGTAGATAAACATTATATTCATTACGTAGAAGAAAATCATTCTCCCGATTATTATATGTATGCAACTTCTTATCGAACCGCATATGTAGGAGATGCAATCCAATACGTGTTAGATATTAATAAATTTATAAAAGATGGCTGGGGTCCTTGGCATGAGGCAGGGCATTTGAGACAGCAATCACCTTGGAAGTTTTATAATATGACAGAAGTACAAAATAATATTTACAGCCTTTCTGTAGAAAAAGCATTTACATCTAATCAATCTTTTAGATTGCAACAGGAGGGCGCTTATACTAAGGCATTTCAATACTTAGAACAACCTAATAAAAATTATGACGAAGTTAGTGATGTTTTTGTTAAGCTTGTTATGCTTTGGCAACTACAGTTAGCATATGGAGAGGACTTCTATCCTCAATTGCATCAATTGTATAGAGAAATGTCTTCAAGTGAACTTCCACAAACTGATGAAAATAAAAAACAATTATTTATGATTTCGGCATCAAAAGTAGCCAAACAAAATTTGATACCTTTCTTTGAGAAGTGGGGATTACGTCCAAATAACGATACCATTCAAAAAGTGGCTGTATTAGGGTATCCAACTTTAACAGCAGAGATTTGGAAGGGGACGGATTCTAATCCAATTAAACCAGATATACCTAATGTAAATAATATTTTAGAAGGAAACAAGTTTGCATGGTCATTAAAAGGGATTAGTGATTTCGAATTTGCTAAAATCAATTTCAATAAGTCGACAGAAGAAGTGCATATTGACTTAAAAGCAGGCGTACCGCATCATTATTTTAATGAAACATATGCGAGTATTAAAGTACAAAATGCATCAGGAAAAGTAGTATACAATAAAGACATCTATGGAAACAAACAACAAAATGCTGAATCGCAAAAAGTTCCAGTTAAAGTAGGGGATTATATTGAGTTAACACATCTAGAAGGTGTGCATAGAGCTACTTTCACAAATGTAGATAATAGTAAACAAGAAAGCTTTGGAAAAAAAGCAATGTACGAAGTTACAAAAGAAGGTCTGAAGAAAGTAGAAAAAATGCCAGAAACAACGGTTTTAGACGGAAATCAATTTGGTTGGTCTTTAAAAGGATATAGTGATAGAGAAATTGCAAAAGTAAATTATAATAGGGTAACAGAGAAAATACAGGTGAATTTAGAAGCAGGCGTACCACATTCTTATTTTAATAATACGTATGCAAGTATCAAAGTACAGAATTCATCCGGTAGTGTTGTGTACAATAAGGAAATAGTGGGAAATAGACAGCAAACTGCTGAAAGACAAACTGTGCCAGTCAAAGTGGGAGATTATATCGAGTTTACCCATATAGAAGGGGAAGCAGTAAAGGAAAAGACACGGGCTACACTTATTAACCTTGAGAATAGTAAACAGGAATATATAGGTAAAAAAAGAACCTATCAAGTTACTTCTACGGGATTAAGCAAAATAGATTAA